Genomic segment of Pseudovibrio brasiliensis:
AAGAGGAAATATGCCTGCGCAGACGGGCCACATAAACCTCAATGGCATTTTCGGAGACGTCCTCGTCATACGAAAATAATCTGTCTACAAGCTTGGTTTTGGAGAAAATAACGTCCGGAGCGCTGAAAAAAATCTCCAAAAGACGCAGTTCTTTGTTCCGAAGGCTCACTGTTTTGCTGCCGATTTTCAATGTTCCGGCTAAAGAATCGAACACCAGATCACCGAATCGTTTTGCGTTGGTCACGCCGCCAGATTTGCGACGCATCACAGCCCGGCAGCGGGCTTCTAACTCTGAGAAATCAAAGGGTTTTGTGATGTAGTCATCGGCACCGAGGTCAAGCACCCCTACCCGATCAGAAACCTCAGAACGGGCTGTCAGAACAATGACCGGAGTATCATCCTGACGCCCTCGATGTTCATTTAGAAAATCTCGTCCATCACCATCGGGAAGCATAATATCGAGCAGGATCATATCGTAATCTGCCGTTGAGATAAAGTCCTCAGCAGTCGAAATTTCAGCAGCGTGATCAACTACATGGCCGTCCAGCGTCAAGCGTTCGACGATGGAGGTGGCCAGTTTGGCGTTATCTTCAACGAGAAGAAATCTCATCTTTAGCTTCCCCAAAAAATCAAGGAGGTGACAGGTTTGTGTCAGGTTTCCGTGTTTTCACGTAAGTCATGGGCGACAAATGCTGCCCCTGTCAAATGGGAGGACAAAATGAGTTTTATTCGGGCGCGCCGCTTGGTTGCGGCAGCGGCTATGGCCGCGGCGACTTTCTCACTACCTGCAGCTTCAATTGCGGAGCCAGTTGTTGAAAGCATCCACTTCCTCATTCCAGGTGGTGCTGGCGGCGGCTGGGATGGCACCGCACGCGGCACAGGCGAAGCACTGACCAAATCCGGTCTTGTCGGTAATGCATCCTACGAGAATATGTCCGGCGGCGGTGGCGGCAAGGCCATCGGTTATCTGATCGAGAATGCAGCAAGCCAGCACGGCACGCTGATGGTGAACTCCACGCCAATCGTGATCCGTTCTCTGACCGGTGTGTTCCCGCATAACTTCCGTGACCTGACACTGGTTTCCGGCACAATCGGTGACTACGCCGCTATCGTGGTTGGAAAGGATAGTCCGATCAACTCCATGAGTGACCTGTTGGCTGCCTACAAAGCTGACAAGCGCGGCACAGCCATCGGTGGTGGTTCTGTACCGGGTGGCATGGATCACCTTGTTGCAGCCATGGTGATGGAAGCAGCTGGCGAAGACGCAACCGCTGTGAAGTACATTCCGTATGATGCGGGTGGAAAGGCTATGGCGGCGCTGCTTTCCGGCGAAATCTCCGCGCTTTCAACGGGCTTTTCTGAAGCGATTGATCTTGCGAATGCGGGTGAAGTGAAAATCATCGGTGTGACCGCTGACGAGCGCGTTGCAGCCTACAAAGATGCGCCAACCATGAAGGAACAGGGCATCGATACCACCTTCGTCAACTGGCGTGGTTTCTTCGCGGCTCCCGGCCTGCCAGAAGCACAGCTGACCGCTTATCAGGAAGCAATTGCAAAGATGTACGCCACTCCAGAGTGGGAAGAAGTGCGTGCGCGTAATGGCTGGGTGAACATCCATAACTCCGGCGAAGACTTCCAGGCGTTTCTTGAAGGTCA
This window contains:
- a CDS encoding response regulator transcription factor, with the translated sequence MRFLLVEDNAKLATSIVERLTLDGHVVDHAAEISTAEDFISTADYDMILLDIMLPDGDGRDFLNEHRGRQDDTPVIVLTARSEVSDRVGVLDLGADDYITKPFDFSELEARCRAVMRRKSGGVTNAKRFGDLVFDSLAGTLKIGSKTVSLRNKELRLLEIFFSAPDVIFSKTKLVDRLFSYDEDVSENAIEVYVARLRRHISSSSVQIITVRGLGYRLSLT
- a CDS encoding tripartite tricarboxylate transporter substrate binding protein, whose product is MSFIRARRLVAAAAMAAATFSLPAASIAEPVVESIHFLIPGGAGGGWDGTARGTGEALTKSGLVGNASYENMSGGGGGKAIGYLIENAASQHGTLMVNSTPIVIRSLTGVFPHNFRDLTLVSGTIGDYAAIVVGKDSPINSMSDLLAAYKADKRGTAIGGGSVPGGMDHLVAAMVMEAAGEDATAVKYIPYDAGGKAMAALLSGEISALSTGFSEAIDLANAGEVKIIGVTADERVAAYKDAPTMKEQGIDTTFVNWRGFFAAPGLPEAQLTAYQEAIAKMYATPEWEEVRARNGWVNIHNSGEDFQAFLEGQEKAIGDLMKKLGFL